In Nocardia asteroides, a single genomic region encodes these proteins:
- a CDS encoding MSMEG_0567/sll0787 family protein, whose amino-acid sequence MSWSDLLNGAHRGRAPDFSVLTGPAPDPFLIHRAEEADLRAYRNLRRAAFVHDQALFAGSDRDDLDDDPRTIVLVAKAQDSTVLGGVRLAPATDPDIGWWTGSRLVVHPHLRTAGVGAALVRAACAHAENADVLRFEATVQAAHAKLFARLGWERLGDTAINGRPHVAVRWPIDRVERLTNATKALLAEVLAPLATENNLGGTGFRGDDGAPVPGSDLIAACDAILPSMVERDPEWAGWCAVLVNLNDLAAMGADPVGLLDAVGAPTRSTLTAIVRGLAAAARAWDVPVLGGHTQLGVPAALSVTALGRTATPVRGGGGRPGHELRLTADTEGGWRPGYHGRQWDSTSRRSGAELRALGRVVAWAAPAAAKDVSMAGIAGTTGMLAEASGLGAELDVARIPRPEQAAVGAWLTCFPGFAMLTADRPGTPAPATGPARSAVCGRLVPGGGVRLRWPDGATTTAVPGTVTGLGES is encoded by the coding sequence ATGAGCTGGAGCGACCTGCTCAACGGCGCGCACCGAGGCCGAGCACCCGACTTCAGCGTGCTCACCGGCCCGGCCCCCGACCCGTTCCTGATCCACCGCGCCGAGGAAGCCGACCTCCGCGCCTACCGGAATCTGCGCCGCGCGGCCTTCGTTCACGACCAAGCCCTGTTCGCCGGGTCGGACCGCGACGACCTGGACGACGACCCTCGCACGATCGTGCTGGTGGCGAAAGCCCAGGACAGCACCGTCCTGGGCGGCGTCCGCCTGGCCCCCGCCACCGACCCCGACATCGGCTGGTGGACCGGCAGCCGCCTGGTCGTCCACCCGCACCTGCGCACCGCGGGCGTCGGCGCCGCCCTGGTCCGTGCCGCCTGCGCGCACGCCGAGAACGCGGACGTCCTCCGCTTCGAGGCCACCGTCCAGGCCGCCCACGCGAAACTCTTCGCCCGCCTCGGCTGGGAACGCCTGGGCGACACCGCGATCAACGGCAGACCGCACGTCGCCGTGCGCTGGCCGATCGACCGCGTCGAACGGCTGACCAACGCCACGAAGGCACTGCTCGCCGAGGTCCTCGCGCCCCTGGCGACCGAGAACAACCTCGGCGGCACCGGCTTCCGCGGTGACGACGGCGCCCCCGTGCCCGGCAGCGACCTGATCGCCGCCTGCGACGCCATCCTCCCGTCGATGGTCGAGCGCGACCCCGAGTGGGCAGGCTGGTGCGCGGTCCTGGTCAACCTCAACGACCTCGCCGCCATGGGCGCCGACCCGGTCGGGCTGCTCGACGCCGTCGGCGCGCCGACCCGCTCGACGCTCACCGCGATCGTGCGCGGCCTCGCCGCCGCGGCGAGGGCCTGGGATGTGCCGGTCCTCGGCGGCCACACCCAGCTCGGCGTCCCCGCGGCACTCTCGGTGACGGCGCTCGGCCGCACCGCGACCCCGGTGCGCGGCGGCGGCGGCCGCCCCGGCCACGAACTGCGGCTGACCGCCGACACCGAGGGCGGCTGGCGCCCGGGATACCACGGCCGCCAGTGGGATTCGACCTCCCGGCGCAGCGGCGCGGAGCTGCGCGCGCTGGGCCGGGTGGTCGCCTGGGCCGCCCCGGCCGCCGCGAAGGACGTCAGCATGGCGGGCATCGCGGGCACCACCGGCATGCTCGCCGAGGCGAGCGGGCTCGGCGCGGAGCTGGACGTCGCCCGTATCCCCCGGCCCGAGCAGGCCGCCGTCGGCGCCTGGCTCACCTGCTTCCCCGGCTTCGCCATGCTCACCGCGGACCGCCCCGGCACCCCCGCACCCGCCACCGGCCCGGCCCGCTCCGCCGTCTGCGGCCGGCTGGTCCCCGGCGGCGGGGTGCGGCTGCGCTGGCCGGACGGCGCGACGACGACGGCGGTGCCAGGCACCGTCACTGGATTGGGAGAATCATGA
- a CDS encoding carbon-nitrogen hydrolase family protein has translation MNDTTISVAAAEFGRDMETCYRTIAELADTARQRGSSLLVLPEACLGGYLPSLGGGDESREARERRLRSLPPALELDGPELRRVAEIAGDLVITLGFCEADGDARYNAAVTLHGDGVLGSYRKVHQPLGENLCYSAGSEYRAFDTPVGRMGMQICYDKAFPEAARALALDGAEIVTSLSAWPTARTATVERLEDDRWLHRFDIFDRARAVENQLIWVASNQAGTFGSLRFVCSAKIVGPGGEILATTGVHPGLATATVDVAEALERARGGGMYNLRDRRPELYHSVVREHGVTGRAAVHV, from the coding sequence ATGAACGACACCACCATCTCGGTGGCGGCCGCCGAATTCGGCCGCGACATGGAGACCTGCTACCGCACCATCGCCGAACTCGCCGACACCGCACGGCAGCGCGGCAGCAGCCTGCTGGTCCTGCCCGAGGCATGCCTCGGCGGGTACCTGCCCAGCCTCGGCGGCGGCGACGAGAGCCGGGAGGCGAGGGAGCGCCGGCTGCGCAGCTTGCCGCCCGCGCTGGAGCTGGACGGCCCCGAGCTGCGCCGGGTCGCCGAGATCGCCGGTGACCTCGTCATCACGCTCGGCTTCTGCGAGGCCGACGGCGACGCCAGGTACAACGCCGCGGTCACGCTGCACGGCGACGGCGTGCTCGGCAGCTACCGCAAGGTGCACCAGCCGCTCGGCGAGAACCTCTGCTACAGCGCCGGTTCGGAGTACCGCGCCTTCGACACGCCGGTCGGCCGGATGGGCATGCAGATCTGCTACGACAAGGCCTTCCCGGAGGCGGCGCGGGCGCTGGCGCTGGACGGCGCCGAGATCGTCACCTCGCTCTCCGCCTGGCCCACCGCGCGCACCGCGACGGTGGAGCGGCTGGAGGACGACCGCTGGCTGCACCGCTTCGACATCTTCGACCGGGCCCGCGCGGTGGAGAACCAGCTGATCTGGGTGGCCTCCAACCAGGCGGGGACCTTCGGCTCGCTGCGCTTCGTCTGCAGCGCCAAGATCGTCGGGCCGGGCGGCGAGATCCTGGCCACCACCGGGGTGCACCCGGGGCTGGCGACCGCGACCGTCGACGTGGCCGAGGCGCTGGAGCGGGCCCGCGGCGGCGGCATGTACAACCTGCGCGACCGGCGGCCGGAGCTGTACCACAGCGTGGTGCGCGAG